A window from Acidobacteriota bacterium encodes these proteins:
- a CDS encoding polysaccharide biosynthesis protein, translated as MTRFQSSSDALRAVVLTLARWTRAGLLRYRRPLVVAVHLAAPVATSYAAFWLRFDGVIPARELWLWWSMLPWVLAIRAVLFVPFRLYEGLWRYSSMWDLRNLMAGVAGGSVAAYALVHRYFGYVDYPRSVFIIDALLLVFVLGGLRLVPRIYRDIVRSGNGKRVLIVGAGDMGEMIVRDMSNYRDYRPVGFLDNDRTKRGLRIHGVPVLGTLADLPRAIARTRPDEVLMAVAQRETALAQELVRVLRPFRVPITTVPPLRHLIDGKIAVSQIRQLSIEDLLARPPVGLDDRPVRELIEGRSIMVTGAGGSIGSELCRQIAAFRPSRLILFERYENSLYTIAHDLEDTFPDVRTELVIGDVTDEARLDAVLSRWQPRIILHAAAHKHVPLMEFNCCEAVKNNVMGTRMVAAAAQRHGIERFVLISTDKAVEPTSVMGATKRVAELTVQALAPFGGTRFTTVRFGNVLGSNGSVVPRFLKQIHAGGPVTVTHPEIERYFMLISEAVQLVLHAAALGEGDHIYVLDMGEQIKLVTLADNLIRLSGFGPDDIKIEFVGLRPGEKLSERLHADEEELTPSPVEKVLRVASRPRGADHLSVELDQLIRLAKLGEASAVVAALSRVVPSFTPDPALLRRNAEAEAHIASRRRMVAAAVGGRSGAWQDADDLPDTAR; from the coding sequence ATGACTCGCTTTCAATCCTCCTCCGACGCACTGCGTGCCGTCGTCTTGACGCTCGCTCGATGGACGCGGGCCGGTCTGCTCCGGTATCGCCGGCCGCTCGTCGTCGCCGTGCACCTGGCGGCACCGGTCGCGACGAGCTACGCGGCGTTCTGGCTCAGGTTCGATGGCGTCATCCCCGCCAGGGAGCTGTGGCTCTGGTGGTCGATGCTGCCCTGGGTGCTCGCGATCCGCGCCGTCCTCTTCGTGCCGTTCCGGCTGTACGAAGGGCTCTGGCGCTACTCCAGCATGTGGGATCTGCGGAACCTGATGGCCGGCGTCGCCGGCGGATCGGTGGCGGCGTACGCGCTCGTGCACCGGTACTTCGGGTACGTGGACTACCCGCGATCCGTGTTCATCATCGACGCGCTGCTACTCGTGTTCGTGCTCGGAGGGCTGCGCCTGGTGCCGCGGATCTACCGGGACATCGTCCGCAGCGGCAACGGGAAGCGCGTGCTGATCGTGGGCGCGGGCGACATGGGCGAGATGATCGTGCGGGACATGTCGAACTACCGCGACTACCGTCCCGTCGGCTTCCTCGACAACGACCGCACCAAGCGCGGGCTTCGGATCCACGGGGTGCCGGTGCTCGGGACGTTGGCGGATCTGCCGCGCGCGATCGCCCGGACGCGGCCCGACGAAGTGCTCATGGCGGTCGCGCAGCGCGAGACGGCGCTGGCGCAGGAACTTGTGCGGGTCCTTCGCCCGTTCCGCGTCCCGATCACGACGGTCCCGCCGCTGCGCCATCTCATCGACGGGAAGATCGCGGTGAGCCAGATCCGGCAGTTGTCGATCGAAGACCTGCTGGCGCGGCCGCCGGTGGGGCTCGACGATCGGCCGGTCCGCGAGCTGATCGAAGGACGGTCGATTATGGTGACGGGCGCCGGCGGATCGATCGGCTCCGAGCTGTGCCGTCAGATCGCCGCGTTCCGGCCCAGCCGCTTGATTCTCTTCGAGCGTTACGAGAACAGCCTGTACACGATCGCGCACGACCTCGAGGACACGTTCCCCGATGTGCGCACCGAGCTGGTCATCGGCGACGTGACGGACGAGGCCCGGCTCGACGCCGTGCTGTCACGCTGGCAGCCCCGGATCATCCTGCACGCGGCCGCGCACAAGCACGTGCCGCTGATGGAGTTCAACTGCTGCGAGGCCGTGAAGAACAACGTCATGGGGACGCGCATGGTGGCCGCCGCCGCCCAGCGGCACGGCATCGAACGGTTCGTGCTGATCTCCACCGACAAGGCCGTCGAGCCGACGAGCGTGATGGGCGCGACGAAGCGCGTCGCGGAGCTGACCGTGCAGGCGCTGGCGCCGTTCGGCGGCACGCGGTTCACGACCGTGCGCTTCGGCAACGTGCTCGGCAGCAACGGCAGCGTCGTGCCCAGGTTCCTCAAGCAGATTCACGCGGGCGGCCCCGTGACCGTCACGCACCCGGAGATCGAGCGCTACTTCATGCTGATCTCGGAGGCCGTCCAGCTCGTGCTGCACGCCGCCGCGCTCGGCGAAGGCGATCACATCTACGTGCTCGACATGGGCGAGCAGATCAAGCTCGTGACGCTGGCCGACAACCTCATCCGGTTGTCCGGGTTCGGGCCCGACGACATCAAGATCGAGTTCGTCGGCCTGCGGCCCGGTGAGAAGCTGTCGGAGCGCCTGCACGCCGACGAAGAGGAGCTGACGCCGTCGCCGGTGGAGAAGGTGCTGCGCGTGGCGAGCCGTCCGAGGGGCGCCGACCACTTGAGCGTTGAGCTCGATCAGTTGATTCGCCTCGCCAAGCTCGGCGAGGCGAGCGCGGTCGTCGCCGCGCTGAGCCGGGTCGTGCCGTCGTTCACGCCGGATCCGGCGCTGTTGCGGCGCAACGCCGAGGCCGAGGCGCACATCGCGTCGCGGCGCCGGATGGTGGCGGCGGCCGTCGGCGGCCGTTCGGGTGCGTGGCAGGACGCCGATGACCTGCCCGACACGGCAAGGTAG
- a CDS encoding ABC transporter permease, whose product MSVDQMHARPIAHVRLAPPRGWVRLHLRDLWDYHELLYFLIWRDVKVRYKQTALGAGWAIIQPLFTMVVFTLFFGWLAKIPSNGLPYPLFAYAALVPWTFFANGLTQSADSLAGSANLLRKVYFPRLAIPIATVLSGVVDFVIAFAVLLLLMAYYGVYPTVNVIWLPAFLLLALATALGVGLWLSALNVEYRDVKYVVPFIVQFWMLATPIAYSSREIPDPWRTWYGVNPMSGVVEGFRWALLGQSGTPGPMVAVSAAVAAVVLVGGAYYFKRMESSFADRV is encoded by the coding sequence ATGTCCGTCGATCAGATGCACGCTCGTCCGATTGCTCACGTCCGGCTCGCGCCGCCGCGCGGCTGGGTCCGCCTCCACCTTCGCGATCTGTGGGACTACCACGAGCTGCTGTATTTCCTCATCTGGCGCGACGTGAAAGTCCGCTACAAGCAGACGGCGCTCGGCGCCGGGTGGGCGATCATCCAGCCGCTCTTCACGATGGTCGTCTTCACGCTGTTCTTCGGCTGGCTCGCGAAGATCCCGTCGAACGGCTTGCCCTATCCGTTGTTCGCCTACGCCGCGCTCGTGCCCTGGACGTTCTTCGCGAACGGGCTGACGCAGTCGGCCGACAGCCTGGCTGGCAGCGCCAACCTTCTGCGAAAGGTGTACTTCCCGCGTCTGGCCATCCCGATCGCCACGGTGCTGTCCGGTGTGGTCGATTTCGTGATCGCCTTTGCGGTGCTGCTCCTGCTCATGGCCTATTACGGCGTCTATCCGACGGTCAACGTCATCTGGCTCCCGGCGTTCCTGCTGCTGGCGCTGGCGACGGCGCTCGGCGTCGGCCTGTGGCTGTCGGCGCTGAACGTGGAGTACCGCGACGTGAAGTACGTCGTGCCGTTCATCGTGCAGTTCTGGATGCTGGCGACGCCGATCGCGTACTCCAGCCGTGAGATTCCCGACCCGTGGCGCACGTGGTACGGCGTCAACCCGATGAGCGGCGTCGTCGAGGGCTTCAGGTGGGCGCTGCTCGGTCAGAGCGGGACGCCAGGTCCGATGGTCGCCGTCTCAGCGGCCGTCGCCGCGGTGGTTCTCGTCGGTGGGGCCTACTACTTCAAGCGCATGGAGAGCTCGTTCGCCGATCGCGTATGA
- a CDS encoding pyruvate dehydrogenase yields the protein MSRIPELTPRHVEASQELSAAAGGVMYAEALLIRRFEERLLQLFSEGQLFGTVHTCIGQELSGLAVARHLAPGDQVFSNHRCHGHYLARTGDVEGLLAEIMGRVTGVCGGRGGSQHICRDGFFSNGVQGGIVPIAAGLALAHQQRGLAHVVVVFIGDGTLGEGVVYETMNIASKWRLPLCIVLENNLYAQSTPQAETLAGGVLERAMAFGLHARAGSTWQPEELADVVGASLDHVRSGRGPAFVKIDTYRLMAHSKGDDDRDRAEVEAYWAKDPVALFLSQHAQAQALDADIRDRLDRAVATARQAPFSTAGGGDVPERIADPVWVSASRPRERARVVETLRASFDRNMARDARIVLLGEDIRSPYGGAFKVTRGLSDRHPARVLNTPISEAAIVGLGIGLAMNGLRPVCEIMFGDFLTLAADQIINHASKFPYMYNGQVQVPLIVRTPMGGKRGYGPTHSQSLEKHFLGLPQTQVLAIHHRYDPGRVYDELFDTLDRFALVIENKLLYAQRLAEHDPDGFVVEHTAERFPVTRIRSDLPPDVTVLCYGGMLVEVEQAIETVFDQEEIVAEVICPVQLYPFDCRPVVESVRASGRLLIVEEGMGFSAFGAEVVAQIVEARPGAIRHLKRLSAPPHPLPSCGPLEAALLAGPASIHSAIVEIVRGA from the coding sequence ATGTCGCGCATTCCAGAGTTGACCCCGCGCCACGTGGAGGCCTCGCAGGAGCTGTCCGCGGCGGCGGGCGGGGTGATGTACGCGGAGGCCCTGCTCATTCGCCGGTTCGAAGAGCGTTTGCTTCAACTGTTCTCCGAAGGGCAGTTGTTCGGCACCGTGCACACCTGCATCGGCCAGGAGCTCTCGGGCCTGGCCGTCGCCCGGCATCTCGCCCCCGGCGACCAGGTGTTCAGCAATCACCGGTGCCATGGGCACTACCTCGCGCGGACGGGCGACGTCGAGGGGCTGCTCGCCGAGATCATGGGACGCGTGACGGGCGTGTGCGGCGGGCGCGGCGGCAGCCAGCACATCTGCCGCGATGGGTTCTTCAGCAACGGGGTGCAAGGGGGCATCGTCCCCATTGCGGCCGGCCTTGCGCTGGCGCACCAGCAGCGCGGCCTTGCGCACGTCGTGGTGGTGTTCATCGGCGACGGCACGCTCGGCGAAGGCGTCGTCTACGAGACGATGAACATCGCGTCGAAGTGGCGCCTGCCGCTGTGCATCGTCCTCGAGAACAACCTGTACGCGCAGAGCACGCCGCAGGCCGAGACGCTCGCCGGCGGCGTGCTCGAACGTGCGATGGCGTTCGGCCTGCACGCGCGAGCGGGCTCGACGTGGCAGCCCGAGGAGCTGGCCGACGTCGTCGGTGCCTCGCTGGACCACGTGCGCAGCGGACGCGGGCCGGCGTTCGTCAAGATCGACACCTACCGTCTCATGGCGCACTCGAAGGGGGACGACGACCGCGATCGCGCGGAGGTCGAGGCGTACTGGGCCAAGGATCCGGTGGCCCTCTTTCTCTCGCAGCATGCGCAGGCGCAGGCGCTCGATGCGGACATCCGCGACCGGCTCGATCGGGCGGTGGCGACCGCGCGTCAGGCCCCGTTCTCGACGGCCGGCGGCGGCGACGTGCCGGAGCGGATCGCGGATCCCGTCTGGGTGTCCGCGAGTCGCCCCCGCGAGCGTGCGCGCGTCGTCGAAACGCTCCGCGCGAGCTTCGATCGCAACATGGCACGCGACGCGCGCATCGTGCTGCTCGGCGAAGACATTCGATCGCCGTACGGCGGGGCGTTCAAGGTGACGCGCGGTCTCAGCGATCGCCATCCCGCGCGCGTGCTGAACACGCCGATCAGCGAGGCGGCGATCGTCGGCCTGGGGATCGGGTTGGCCATGAACGGCCTGCGTCCGGTCTGCGAGATCATGTTCGGCGACTTCCTGACGCTCGCGGCCGACCAGATCATCAACCACGCGTCGAAGTTCCCGTACATGTACAACGGCCAGGTGCAGGTGCCGCTCATCGTGCGGACGCCAATGGGCGGCAAGCGCGGATACGGACCGACGCACAGCCAGTCCCTCGAGAAGCACTTCCTCGGGCTGCCGCAGACGCAGGTGCTGGCGATTCACCATCGGTACGACCCCGGGCGCGTCTACGACGAGCTGTTCGACACGCTCGATCGATTCGCGCTCGTCATCGAGAACAAGCTGCTGTATGCGCAGCGGCTGGCAGAGCATGATCCCGACGGTTTCGTCGTCGAGCACACCGCCGAGCGGTTTCCGGTGACACGGATCCGGAGCGACCTGCCGCCGGACGTGACGGTCCTCTGTTATGGCGGCATGCTCGTCGAGGTCGAACAGGCCATCGAAACCGTGTTCGATCAGGAAGAGATCGTGGCGGAGGTGATCTGTCCCGTGCAGTTGTATCCGTTCGACTGCCGGCCCGTCGTCGAGTCGGTGCGGGCGAGCGGGCGGCTGCTGATCGTCGAAGAGGGCATGGGGTTCTCGGCGTTCGGCGCCGAGGTCGTCGCGCAGATCGTCGAGGCGCGGCCCGGGGCGATCCGGCACCTGAAGCGCCTCAGCGCGCCGCCGCATCCTTTGCCGAGTTGCGGCCCGCTCGAGGCCGCACTGTTGGCCGGACCGGCCTCGATCCATTCCGCCATCGTGGAGATCGTCCGTGGTGCATGA
- a CDS encoding sugar transferase has product MSRGHETAAGVPMRRGARLRRACDCAFALGGLVVGSVPLALGALAIRLSQPGSVVFRQVRIGRGGRPFELYKLRTMRPASGAQVTSINDARITPVGRVLRTLKIDEVPQLWNVLRGDMGIIGPRPEVPRFVARYSDAERAILDATPGLASLSQLVYADEARALAGHPNPDDAYARFVMPLKIAVDLQYERTRTFMTDLTLMADVLLLIAGRNRRADPNFRVPLEASRQ; this is encoded by the coding sequence GTGAGCCGCGGACACGAGACGGCCGCCGGTGTGCCGATGCGTCGCGGCGCGCGCCTGCGGCGCGCCTGCGATTGCGCGTTCGCCCTCGGCGGGCTCGTCGTCGGGAGCGTGCCGCTCGCGCTCGGCGCGCTGGCGATCCGGCTGAGCCAGCCCGGGAGCGTCGTGTTCCGCCAGGTGCGGATCGGCCGAGGCGGACGCCCGTTCGAGCTGTACAAGCTGCGCACCATGCGTCCGGCCAGCGGCGCTCAGGTCACGTCGATCAACGACGCGCGGATCACGCCGGTCGGCCGTGTGCTCCGCACGTTGAAGATCGACGAGGTGCCGCAGCTCTGGAACGTCCTGCGCGGCGACATGGGCATCATCGGGCCGCGGCCCGAGGTCCCTCGATTCGTCGCCCGCTACAGCGACGCCGAGCGCGCGATCCTCGACGCCACGCCAGGGCTGGCCAGCCTGTCGCAGCTCGTCTACGCGGACGAGGCGCGCGCCCTGGCCGGGCATCCGAACCCCGACGACGCCTACGCGCGGTTCGTCATGCCGCTGAAGATCGCCGTGGATCTGCAGTACGAACGTACCCGGACGTTCATGACCGACCTGACACTCATGGCCGACGTGCTCCTGCTCATCGCCGGCCGCAACCGCCGAGCGGATCCGAACTTCCGCGTGCCGCTGGAGGCGTCCCGGCAGTAG
- a CDS encoding HAD-IIIC family phosphatase has translation MSRERTPLVVLADFNAANLASLLTRDAGSPVIDARSAGPSAAAWTEAQDEAHADVAVVWTRPERVSPAYDALLTRGDGRLTDILHDVDAFGGELKRLRDRSGRLIVMSWSLPPLGRAFGALALSPRGGAAHALLHMNLRLSELVAALPGVVLLDSSRWMPAERRPDEAKLWYAAKIPFGTDVFRRAVLDVKGALQASVGQVRKVIVLDLDDTLWGGIVGDVGWAGLRLGGHDAVGEAYCDFQRALLAFAARGVMLAVVSKNEEATALEAIDRHPEMILRQRDLAGWRINWDDKAANVAVLARQLNVGLDAMVFIDDNPAERGRVREALPDVLVPEWPASPLLYVDALLGLTCFNSVAVTDEDRERTRAYVAERDRERERDAAGSVEDWLARLDLSVHVERLSPRTLPRAAQLLNKTNQMNLSTRRLDAAALETWAADPARAFWTFRAMDRFGDAGLTGLASVEIDGPRAEIVDFVLSCRVFGRHIEDVMLHIVADAARQRGATTLGATFVPTAKNRPCLRFLERSGLSHVAEHRFVWDLATPYPKPDHVEIHEAIEVAS, from the coding sequence ATGTCGCGTGAACGGACGCCGCTCGTCGTGCTGGCCGACTTCAATGCCGCGAATCTCGCATCGCTGCTGACGCGCGACGCTGGGTCGCCGGTGATCGATGCGCGCAGCGCCGGCCCCAGCGCGGCGGCGTGGACGGAGGCGCAGGACGAGGCGCACGCAGACGTGGCGGTCGTGTGGACCCGGCCCGAACGCGTGAGCCCGGCGTACGATGCGCTGCTGACCCGTGGCGACGGCCGCCTGACGGACATCCTCCATGATGTCGACGCGTTCGGCGGAGAACTGAAACGGCTTCGCGATCGAAGTGGCCGCCTCATCGTCATGAGCTGGTCGCTGCCGCCGCTCGGCCGCGCCTTCGGCGCGCTGGCGCTGTCGCCGCGAGGAGGCGCCGCGCACGCGCTCCTGCACATGAACCTGCGGCTGTCCGAGCTCGTCGCGGCCCTGCCTGGCGTCGTGTTGCTCGACTCGAGCCGCTGGATGCCGGCGGAGCGCCGGCCCGACGAAGCCAAGCTCTGGTACGCGGCGAAGATTCCGTTCGGTACGGACGTCTTCCGTCGCGCGGTTCTGGACGTGAAGGGCGCGCTCCAGGCGTCGGTTGGACAGGTGCGAAAGGTCATCGTCCTGGATCTCGACGACACGCTGTGGGGCGGCATCGTCGGCGACGTGGGATGGGCGGGATTGCGGCTCGGCGGGCACGATGCCGTCGGCGAGGCCTACTGCGACTTCCAGCGCGCGCTGTTGGCGTTCGCCGCGCGGGGTGTGATGCTGGCGGTCGTGAGCAAGAACGAGGAGGCCACCGCGCTCGAGGCCATCGATCGGCATCCGGAGATGATCCTCCGGCAGCGCGACCTTGCCGGCTGGCGCATCAACTGGGACGACAAGGCCGCGAACGTGGCCGTGCTCGCCCGACAGCTCAACGTCGGGCTCGACGCGATGGTCTTCATCGACGACAACCCGGCCGAGCGTGGACGCGTGCGGGAGGCCCTGCCGGACGTGCTCGTGCCCGAGTGGCCGGCCAGCCCGCTCCTCTACGTCGACGCGTTGCTCGGGTTGACCTGCTTCAACTCGGTCGCGGTGACCGACGAGGATCGCGAACGGACGCGCGCGTACGTTGCGGAGCGGGACCGCGAGCGGGAGCGCGATGCCGCCGGTTCGGTCGAGGACTGGCTCGCCAGGCTGGACCTGTCGGTCCATGTCGAGCGGCTCAGCCCGAGGACGCTGCCGCGCGCCGCGCAGTTGCTCAACAAGACCAACCAGATGAACCTCAGCACGCGGCGGCTCGACGCGGCCGCGCTCGAAACGTGGGCGGCAGATCCGGCGCGCGCGTTCTGGACGTTCCGCGCCATGGACCGGTTCGGTGATGCGGGGCTGACCGGGCTGGCCAGCGTCGAGATCGATGGTCCCCGCGCCGAGATCGTCGATTTCGTCCTGAGCTGCCGGGTGTTCGGCCGCCACATCGAGGACGTGATGCTGCACATCGTCGCCGACGCCGCGCGACAGCGGGGCGCGACGACGCTCGGCGCGACGTTCGTGCCGACCGCCAAGAACCGCCCGTGTCTCAGGTTTCTCGAACGCTCGGGTCTGTCGCACGTGGCGGAGCACCGGTTCGTGTGGGATCTGGCGACGCCGTACCCCAAGCCGGACCACGTGGAGATCCATGAGGCAATCGAGGTGGCCTCGTGA
- a CDS encoding polysaccharide deacetylase family protein has product MSVLVAKRAVKRTAGIASVLLRGTTGPRPDPSVCILVYHRVSRARVSEPRLDDWNVHPEMLDKQIAALVEHADLVWAHELPALLAGHEARRRPLACLTFDDGFQNFHDEALPILERYGAKATLFVVTAYIGQPAPMPFDRWGGRHAADAPASAWRAIDWPSIERCLRSGLVEVGGHSHRHRSGLELTATEMADEAGQCRDVLTARLGRERIASYAYPYGSSRLGHVTPAYVAAVADAGFVTSMTTDLGLATAASRPLELPRVEVYTTDTPAVVRAKVSGSLAPFRVTDHLRRARR; this is encoded by the coding sequence ATGTCCGTGCTGGTCGCCAAGCGTGCGGTCAAGCGAACCGCGGGAATCGCGAGCGTGCTGCTGCGCGGCACGACGGGGCCGCGTCCCGATCCGTCCGTGTGCATCCTGGTCTATCACCGCGTCTCGCGTGCGCGCGTGAGCGAGCCGCGCCTCGACGACTGGAACGTGCATCCCGAAATGTTGGACAAACAGATCGCCGCGCTCGTCGAGCACGCGGACCTCGTGTGGGCTCACGAGCTGCCCGCGCTCTTGGCCGGGCATGAGGCGCGCCGTCGCCCGCTCGCGTGCCTGACGTTCGACGATGGTTTCCAGAACTTCCATGACGAAGCGCTGCCGATCCTGGAGCGCTACGGTGCGAAGGCCACGCTCTTCGTCGTGACCGCCTACATCGGCCAGCCGGCGCCGATGCCGTTCGACCGGTGGGGAGGGCGGCACGCGGCCGATGCGCCGGCCTCGGCCTGGCGCGCCATCGACTGGCCGTCGATCGAACGCTGCTTGCGGTCTGGTCTGGTCGAGGTCGGCGGGCACTCGCACCGGCACCGCAGCGGTCTGGAGCTGACGGCGACGGAAATGGCTGACGAGGCGGGGCAGTGCCGGGACGTGCTGACCGCCCGCCTCGGGCGTGAGCGCATCGCGTCGTACGCGTATCCGTACGGGAGCTCGCGCCTCGGGCATGTCACCCCTGCGTATGTGGCCGCCGTCGCGGACGCGGGCTTCGTCACGTCCATGACGACCGACCTCGGGCTCGCCACGGCGGCCAGCCGGCCGTTGGAACTGCCGCGCGTCGAGGTCTACACAACGGACACGCCCGCGGTCGTTCGGGCGAAGGTGTCGGGCTCGCTCGCGCCCTTTCGCGTGACCGACCACCTGCGCCGGGCGAGACGGTGA
- a CDS encoding DegT/DnrJ/EryC1/StrS family aminotransferase, translating into MRSTFLPYHLPSIDDGEIAAVVETMKSGWLTTGPRVREFEAQFATAVGAEHAVAVNSCTAAMHLGLEAAGVRAGDEVIVPTLTFTATAEVAIYLGAKPVLVDVQRDTYNLDPDAVARAITPRTRAILPVHYAGQACDMTEILELARRHGLRVIEDAAHAMPASYRGTPVGRLGDVTCFSFYATKTLTTGEGGMVTTQDAALAARMRMMSLHGISKDAWKRYTAEGSWYYEVLEAGFKYNMTDVAAALGLAQLGRQQEFLARRRAIAQQYDAAFADLPGVAVPRLRADREHAWHLYVIEIDPAAVPGGRNGVIDALRHANIGTSVHFIPLHLHPYYRDRFGYVAEAFPTAMAIYERIMSLPIYPAMTDGDVQDVIDAVRRAAGGVRTVVPAAAGTI; encoded by the coding sequence ATGCGATCAACGTTTCTTCCGTACCACCTGCCTTCGATCGACGACGGCGAGATCGCGGCGGTCGTCGAGACCATGAAGTCCGGGTGGTTGACGACGGGCCCGCGTGTGCGCGAGTTCGAGGCGCAATTCGCCACGGCCGTGGGCGCCGAGCACGCGGTCGCGGTCAACTCGTGCACGGCCGCGATGCACCTCGGTCTCGAAGCGGCCGGCGTACGGGCCGGCGACGAGGTCATCGTGCCGACGCTGACCTTCACGGCGACGGCCGAGGTGGCGATCTACCTTGGCGCCAAGCCCGTGCTCGTGGACGTGCAGCGCGACACCTACAACCTCGACCCTGACGCGGTGGCCCGCGCCATCACGCCGCGCACCCGCGCGATCCTGCCGGTGCACTACGCCGGGCAGGCGTGCGACATGACCGAGATCCTGGAGCTGGCGCGCCGGCACGGCCTGCGCGTGATCGAGGACGCGGCGCACGCGATGCCGGCGTCGTACCGGGGCACGCCGGTCGGGCGGCTCGGCGACGTCACGTGCTTCTCGTTCTACGCGACGAAGACGCTCACCACGGGCGAAGGCGGCATGGTGACGACCCAGGATGCGGCGCTGGCGGCCCGCATGCGGATGATGTCGCTCCACGGCATCAGCAAGGACGCCTGGAAGCGCTACACCGCGGAAGGGTCGTGGTACTACGAAGTCCTCGAGGCGGGCTTCAAGTACAACATGACGGACGTGGCCGCGGCGCTCGGCCTCGCGCAGCTCGGGCGGCAGCAGGAGTTCCTCGCGCGCCGGCGGGCGATCGCGCAGCAGTACGATGCGGCGTTTGCCGACCTGCCCGGCGTGGCCGTTCCGCGCCTGCGTGCCGATCGCGAGCACGCCTGGCACCTGTACGTGATCGAGATCGATCCGGCGGCGGTGCCGGGCGGGCGCAATGGCGTCATCGACGCGCTCCGGCACGCGAACATCGGGACGTCGGTGCACTTCATCCCCCTGCACCTGCACCCGTACTACCGCGACCGGTTCGGCTACGTCGCGGAGGCGTTCCCCACGGCCATGGCCATCTACGAGCGCATCATGTCGCTGCCGATCTATCCCGCGATGACCGACGGAGACGTCCAGGACGTCATCGACGCCGTTCGGCGCGCGGCCGGTGGCGTGCGAACCGTCGTCCCGGCCGCCGCAGGCACGATCTAG
- a CDS encoding VOC family protein: MTHPAWLDSAAVFDHVGMAVRSIRDLADENTAVIEDPVQRVSVAFVDWGGVRIELIEPLGSASPIDNSLTKGQVLVHLCFRVPDLDRALSQARRAGLVQLARPVPAPAFDGRRIAWLFSRAAGLIELVEGASHV, encoded by the coding sequence GTGACGCATCCCGCCTGGCTGGACAGCGCCGCGGTCTTCGATCACGTCGGGATGGCCGTGCGCTCGATTCGGGATCTCGCAGACGAGAACACGGCGGTCATCGAGGACCCGGTGCAGCGCGTCAGCGTCGCGTTCGTCGATTGGGGCGGCGTGCGCATCGAGCTGATCGAGCCGCTCGGCAGCGCGTCGCCCATCGACAACAGCCTCACGAAGGGGCAAGTGCTCGTGCACCTCTGCTTCCGCGTGCCGGATCTGGACCGTGCGCTCTCACAAGCGCGTCGTGCCGGTCTGGTACAGCTCGCCCGGCCCGTCCCCGCGCCGGCGTTCGATGGACGACGCATCGCGTGGCTCTTCAGCCGAGCGGCCGGGTTGATCGAGCTCGTCGAAGGCGCGTCTCACGTCTGA